The Streptomyces phaeolivaceus genome has a window encoding:
- a CDS encoding ABC transporter substrate-binding protein: MDLSRRGFLQAAVFTAAASGLTVACGGGSDSGGTKNGKNLTLWYWGGALSDKVVAEAKTHFKSQIKLTSSSIGGDFKQKLTTTLAAGGSSVPDITGIKGEDIASFLPNADRFLDLNDLGFKKISSQYLEWKTKLAQTEDGKQIGFPIDIGPTALFYRADQFEKAGLPSDPAKVAAEAKTWDDYFALGSELKKALPGTFLINNMGSVFSIAVGQGTTRFIDKDNHFIGDQDHIRAAWDHAIRAYTLGLDAKINDQSWNAAVGKSLTTEVGAAWHALDIESAAPATKGKWRVTATPGGPANQGGSYLTLPKQCRNPEEAFKIINWILSPDNNAKSFTDAAIFPASPETYAMPAMTGPDAFFGGQKIIEVFGPAAEAIPISYEAPADSAVMAPFMAELTSIEAKGKKPDDAWKDAVSQAKQIARRQGVN; this comes from the coding sequence GTGGACCTTTCTCGTAGAGGCTTCCTCCAGGCTGCCGTGTTCACCGCGGCGGCCTCCGGACTGACCGTCGCCTGTGGCGGCGGCTCGGATTCCGGCGGCACCAAGAACGGCAAGAACCTCACCCTGTGGTACTGGGGCGGCGCCCTCAGCGACAAGGTGGTCGCCGAGGCCAAGACGCACTTCAAGAGCCAGATCAAGCTGACCAGTTCCTCCATCGGCGGCGACTTCAAGCAGAAGCTCACCACCACCCTCGCGGCCGGCGGCTCCTCCGTGCCGGACATCACCGGCATCAAGGGCGAGGACATCGCCTCCTTCCTGCCCAACGCCGACCGCTTCCTCGACCTGAACGACCTGGGCTTCAAGAAGATCTCCTCGCAGTACCTGGAGTGGAAGACCAAGCTCGCCCAGACCGAGGACGGCAAGCAGATCGGCTTCCCGATCGACATCGGCCCCACCGCGCTCTTCTACCGCGCCGACCAGTTCGAGAAGGCGGGCCTGCCCAGCGACCCGGCGAAGGTCGCCGCCGAGGCCAAGACCTGGGACGACTACTTCGCGCTCGGCAGCGAGCTGAAGAAGGCGCTGCCCGGCACCTTCCTCATCAACAACATGGGCTCGGTCTTCAGCATCGCGGTCGGCCAGGGCACCACACGGTTCATCGACAAGGACAACCACTTCATCGGCGACCAGGACCACATCCGCGCCGCGTGGGACCACGCGATACGCGCCTACACGCTCGGCCTCGACGCCAAGATCAACGACCAGAGCTGGAACGCGGCCGTCGGCAAGAGCCTGACCACCGAGGTCGGCGCCGCCTGGCACGCGCTGGACATCGAGTCGGCGGCCCCGGCCACCAAGGGCAAGTGGCGGGTCACCGCGACCCCGGGCGGGCCGGCCAACCAGGGCGGCTCCTATCTGACGCTGCCCAAGCAGTGCCGGAACCCCGAAGAGGCATTCAAGATCATCAACTGGATCCTGAGCCCCGACAACAACGCCAAGAGCTTCACCGACGCCGCGATCTTCCCCGCCTCGCCGGAGACGTACGCGATGCCGGCCATGACGGGCCCCGACGCCTTCTTCGGCGGACAGAAGATCATCGAGGTCTTCGGCCCGGCCGCCGAGGCGATCCCGATCAGCTACGAGGCGCCCGCCGACTCCGCGGTGATGGCTCCCTTCATGGCCGAGCTGACCAGCATCGAGGCCAAGGGCAAGAAGCCCGACGACGCCTGGAAGGACGCGGTCTCCCAGGCCAAGCAGATCGCCAGGCGGCAGGGGGTGAACTGA
- a CDS encoding sulfotransferase family protein, with protein sequence MRDPRKSAIGKGLRRRGRLIAEAVSPPRKQLDAVPAPRTDTAPVEPPYVAPRASRLVDAPVFVLSSVRSGSTLLRVILNSHSQIRAPHEMHLRTVHVHLSRDFTGDAMKALELDKCELEHILWDRILHHELTRSGKRVIVDKTPPNTLIWPRLHRCWPNARYILLLRHPGAVAQSLTSRRTDPDHEAIRAEVLSYSEKLEEARQNLPVHVIRYEELTAEPEKVTRGICDHLGLAWEPGMLDYGTKDHGTFRPQLGDWSTTIKSGRIQPARAADPTAELPPRLHELAEAWGYPT encoded by the coding sequence GTGCGAGATCCGCGCAAGTCCGCGATCGGCAAGGGGCTCAGGCGCCGGGGCAGGCTGATCGCCGAGGCGGTGAGCCCGCCGCGCAAGCAGCTCGACGCCGTGCCCGCGCCCCGCACCGACACCGCGCCCGTGGAACCGCCGTACGTGGCACCGCGCGCGTCCCGGCTGGTGGACGCGCCGGTGTTCGTGCTCTCCTCGGTGCGTTCCGGCTCGACGCTGCTGCGGGTGATCCTCAACAGCCACAGCCAGATCCGGGCCCCGCACGAGATGCACCTGCGGACCGTGCACGTGCATCTCTCCCGGGACTTCACCGGGGACGCGATGAAGGCGCTCGAACTCGACAAGTGCGAGCTGGAGCACATCCTGTGGGACCGGATCCTCCACCATGAGCTGACCCGTAGCGGCAAGCGGGTCATCGTCGACAAGACGCCGCCCAACACGCTCATCTGGCCTCGGCTGCACCGATGTTGGCCGAACGCGCGGTACATCCTGCTGTTGCGTCACCCCGGTGCGGTCGCGCAGTCCCTCACGAGCCGTCGCACCGACCCGGACCATGAGGCGATCCGGGCCGAAGTCCTCTCCTACAGCGAGAAGTTGGAGGAGGCGCGGCAGAATCTTCCCGTCCATGTGATCCGCTACGAGGAGCTGACCGCCGAGCCGGAGAAGGTCACGCGGGGTATCTGTGACCACCTCGGGCTTGCCTGGGAGCCCGGGATGCTCGACTACGGCACCAAGGATCACGGGACGTTCCGTCCCCAGCTCGGCGACTGGTCCACCACCATCAAGTCCGGCCGAATCCAACCGGCCCGCGCGGCGGACCCCACCGCCGAACTCCCGCCCCGCCTCCACGAGCTGGCCGAAGCCTGGGGCTATCCCACCTGA
- a CDS encoding alpha-mannosidase produces the protein MHDERRRIEERVERVHTQRVKPAVYAASVPFEVEAWQAPGEPVPFEEAAGASYTPFAMDTPWGPPWGTTWFRMRGQVPAEWAGRRVEAVIDLGFVGDWPGNQAEALVHLADGTPLKAVNPLNQYVPIGNPVRGGETIDYLVEAASNPDILADNFSKITPLGDILTAGDKPLYTFQRADIAVLDEEVWHLDLDLQVLRELMVHLAEHEPRRHEILHALDRAMDAVDLDDVSGSATAVREILAPVLAKPAHASAHTISGVGHAHIDSAWLWPIRETKRKTSRTFSNVTALADEYEDFIFACSQAVQYEWVRDNYPQVWERIKKAVDKGQWVPVGGMWVESDGNLPGGEAIARQLVHGKRFFIEHFGIETKGVWLPDSFGYNASYPQLAKLAGNDWFLTQKISWNQTNRFPHHTFWWEGIDGTRIFTHFPPVDTYNARFSGEEMDRAVRNYQEKGAGTRSLAPFGWGDGGGGPTREIMERARRLADLEGSPKVVVEHPDEFFAKARAEYEDAPVWNGELYLELHRATYTSQARTKQGNRRSEHKLREAELWATTAALHAPEYTYPHEKLDRLWKTVLLHQFHDILPGSSIAWVHREAEAEYARVAKELEELTTEAVAALGGGDARVFNTSPRDRAEVVRTSEGAPAYVTVPANGSAPLTPAETPHPVTVTGRVLDNGLVRVELAEDGTLASVRDLVADREVLGDKGNLLRLHTDLPNYWDAWDVDKHYRNRYTDLLDADSITVVEEDPLLGAIRVERSFGKGSRITQTITLRAGSPRIDFETDIDWHEAEKFLKAGFPIDVRAAHSSAEIQFGHIQRPTHTNTSWEAARFEVSGHRWVHVGEPGYGVAVINDSTYGHDVSRTVREDGGTTTTVRLSLVRAPRIPDPEADQGKHRITYSLLPGATIEDAVAEGYALNLPLRVADAAGAPEPVVSVDGEGVTVEAVKLADDASGDVVVRIYESSGGRARGVLRTGFPLAGARITDLLERPLSETATDGNGVPVTLRPFEVQTLRLAVGER, from the coding sequence ATGCACGACGAACGCCGCCGCATCGAGGAACGCGTCGAGCGCGTCCACACCCAGCGCGTCAAGCCCGCCGTCTACGCCGCCTCCGTGCCCTTCGAGGTGGAGGCCTGGCAGGCGCCGGGCGAGCCCGTCCCCTTCGAGGAGGCCGCGGGCGCCTCGTACACCCCGTTCGCGATGGACACCCCCTGGGGCCCGCCGTGGGGCACCACCTGGTTCCGGATGCGCGGACAGGTCCCCGCCGAGTGGGCGGGCCGCCGCGTCGAGGCCGTCATCGACCTCGGCTTCGTCGGCGACTGGCCCGGCAACCAGGCCGAGGCCCTGGTCCACCTCGCCGACGGCACCCCGCTGAAGGCGGTCAACCCGCTCAACCAGTACGTGCCGATCGGCAACCCCGTACGCGGCGGCGAGACCATCGACTACCTCGTCGAGGCGGCCTCCAACCCGGACATCCTCGCCGACAACTTCTCGAAGATCACCCCGCTCGGCGACATCCTGACCGCCGGTGACAAGCCCCTCTACACCTTCCAGCGCGCCGACATCGCCGTCCTCGACGAGGAGGTCTGGCATCTCGACCTGGACCTCCAGGTGCTGCGCGAGCTGATGGTCCACCTCGCCGAGCACGAGCCCCGCCGCCACGAGATCCTGCACGCCCTGGACCGGGCCATGGACGCCGTCGACCTCGACGACGTCTCCGGCAGCGCCACGGCCGTCCGCGAGATCCTCGCCCCCGTCCTCGCCAAGCCCGCCCACGCGAGCGCCCACACCATCTCCGGCGTCGGCCACGCCCACATCGACTCCGCCTGGCTCTGGCCCATCCGCGAGACCAAGCGCAAGACGTCCCGCACCTTCTCCAACGTCACCGCGCTGGCCGACGAGTACGAGGACTTCATCTTCGCCTGCTCCCAGGCCGTGCAGTACGAGTGGGTGCGCGACAACTACCCGCAGGTGTGGGAGCGGATCAAGAAGGCCGTCGACAAGGGCCAGTGGGTCCCGGTCGGCGGCATGTGGGTCGAGTCCGACGGCAATCTGCCCGGCGGCGAGGCCATCGCCCGCCAGCTCGTCCACGGCAAGCGGTTCTTCATCGAGCACTTCGGCATCGAGACCAAGGGCGTCTGGCTGCCGGACTCCTTCGGCTACAACGCCTCCTACCCGCAGCTCGCCAAGCTCGCCGGCAACGACTGGTTCCTCACCCAGAAGATCTCCTGGAACCAGACCAACAGGTTCCCCCACCACACGTTCTGGTGGGAGGGCATCGACGGCACCCGTATCTTCACCCACTTCCCGCCGGTCGACACCTACAACGCCCGCTTCAGCGGCGAGGAGATGGACCGCGCCGTCCGCAACTACCAGGAGAAGGGCGCCGGTACACGCTCCCTGGCCCCCTTCGGCTGGGGCGACGGCGGTGGCGGCCCCACCCGCGAGATCATGGAACGCGCCCGCCGCCTCGCGGACCTGGAGGGCTCCCCGAAGGTCGTCGTCGAACACCCCGACGAGTTCTTCGCCAAGGCCCGCGCCGAGTACGAGGACGCCCCCGTCTGGAACGGCGAGCTGTACCTCGAACTCCACCGCGCCACCTACACCTCCCAGGCCCGCACCAAGCAGGGCAACCGCCGCAGCGAGCACAAGCTGCGCGAGGCGGAGCTGTGGGCGACCACCGCCGCGCTCCACGCGCCGGAGTACACCTACCCCCACGAGAAGCTCGACCGCCTCTGGAAGACGGTCCTCCTCCACCAGTTCCACGACATCCTGCCGGGCTCCTCGATCGCCTGGGTCCACCGCGAGGCGGAGGCCGAGTACGCGCGGGTGGCGAAGGAACTGGAGGAGCTGACGACGGAGGCGGTGGCGGCCCTGGGCGGCGGCGACGCGCGCGTCTTCAACACCAGCCCGCGCGACCGCGCCGAAGTGGTCCGTACGTCCGAGGGCGCGCCGGCCTACGTCACGGTCCCCGCGAACGGCAGCGCGCCCCTGACCCCCGCCGAAACCCCGCACCCCGTCACCGTCACCGGCCGCGTCCTCGACAACGGCCTGGTCCGCGTCGAACTCGCCGAGGACGGAACCCTCGCCTCGGTCCGCGACCTCGTCGCCGACCGCGAGGTGCTCGGCGACAAGGGCAACCTGCTCCGCCTGCACACCGACCTCCCGAACTACTGGGACGCCTGGGACGTCGACAAGCACTACAGGAACCGCTACACGGACCTGCTGGACGCCGACTCGATCACCGTCGTCGAGGAGGACCCCCTCCTCGGCGCGATCCGCGTGGAGCGCTCGTTCGGCAAGGGCTCCCGCATCACGCAGACGATCACCCTGCGCGCAGGCAGCCCCCGGATCGACTTCGAGACGGACATCGACTGGCACGAGGCCGAGAAGTTCCTCAAGGCCGGCTTCCCGATCGACGTCCGCGCCGCCCACTCCTCCGCCGAGATCCAGTTCGGCCACATCCAGCGCCCCACCCACACCAACACCAGCTGGGAAGCGGCCCGCTTCGAGGTCTCCGGCCACCGCTGGGTGCACGTCGGCGAGCCCGGCTACGGCGTCGCGGTGATCAACGACTCGACGTACGGCCACGACGTCTCCCGCACGGTTCGCGAGGACGGCGGTACGACCACCACGGTCCGCCTCAGCCTGGTCCGCGCCCCGCGCATCCCGGACCCCGAGGCCGACCAGGGCAAGCACCGCATCACCTACTCGCTCCTCCCCGGCGCGACCATCGAGGACGCGGTCGCCGAGGGCTACGCCCTCAACCTGCCGCTGCGCGTCGCGGACGCGGCGGGCGCCCCCGAGCCGGTCGTCTCCGTTGACGGCGAGGGCGTGACCGTCGAGGCGGTCAAGCTCGCCGACGACGCCTCCGGCGATGTCGTGGTCAGGATCTACGAGTCGAGCGGCGGCCGGGCCCGCGGCGTCCTGCGCACCGGCTTCCCGCTCGCCGGCGCCCGGATCACCGACCTGCTGGAGCGCCCGCTGTCGGAGACGGCCACGGACGGGAACGGCGTCCCGGTGACGCTGCGCCCCTTCGAGGTGCAGACGCTGCGGCTGGCGGTGGGGGAGCGGTGA
- a CDS encoding DeoR/GlpR family DNA-binding transcription regulator, whose protein sequence is MLAERRHQLILRALRSGGPAAVTDLSEQLGVSPATIRRDLVRLEEEGLLTRVHGGAVVDEGDQPFAEVAEVRVAEKDAIAAKAASMLHDGQSVLLDIGTTAYRLARQLHGRRLTVITSNLVVYEELADDEGIELVLLGGMVRREYRSLVGFLTEDNLRQLHADWLFLGTSGVRPGGQVMDTTVVEVPVKRAMIRASDKVVLLADSAKFPGTGMAKVCGPGELDVVVTNGSVDPGTRSSFEDAGVEVVTA, encoded by the coding sequence GTGCTGGCAGAGCGACGACACCAACTCATCCTGCGGGCCCTGAGATCAGGGGGCCCGGCGGCAGTCACCGACCTGTCCGAACAGCTCGGTGTGAGCCCCGCCACCATTCGGCGAGACCTCGTCCGGCTGGAGGAGGAGGGGCTGCTCACCCGTGTGCACGGCGGTGCCGTCGTGGACGAGGGCGATCAGCCCTTCGCCGAGGTCGCCGAGGTCCGGGTGGCCGAGAAGGACGCGATAGCGGCGAAGGCCGCCTCGATGCTCCACGACGGTCAGTCCGTGCTCCTCGACATCGGGACCACCGCCTACCGGCTGGCCCGGCAGCTGCACGGCCGCCGGCTCACCGTGATCACCAGCAATCTGGTGGTCTACGAGGAGCTGGCCGACGACGAGGGCATCGAACTGGTGCTGCTCGGCGGCATGGTCCGCCGCGAGTACCGTTCCCTCGTCGGCTTCCTCACCGAGGACAACCTGCGGCAACTCCACGCCGACTGGCTGTTCCTGGGCACGAGCGGAGTGCGGCCCGGCGGACAGGTGATGGACACGACCGTCGTCGAGGTCCCCGTCAAACGCGCGATGATCAGGGCGAGCGACAAGGTCGTCCTGCTCGCGGACTCCGCCAAGTTCCCCGGCACGGGGATGGCGAAGGTCTGCGGACCCGGGGAACTCGACGTGGTCGTGACCAACGGGTCGGTGGATCCGGGCACCCGGTCGTCCTTCGAGGACGCGGGGGTCGAAGTGGTCACCGCATGA
- a CDS encoding 6-phospho-beta-glucosidase — translation MKLTILGGGGFRVPLVYGALLGDRAEGRVTHVVLHDLDAERLSAVTRVLAEQAADVPGAPEVTATTDLDEALTGADFIFSAIRVGGLQGRANDERVALDEGVLGQETVGAGGIAYGLRTVPVAVDIARRVARLAPDAWVINFTNPAGLVTEAMSRHLGDRVIGICDSPVGLGRRIARVLGAANPAEAWIDYVGLNHLGWVRGLHIAGRDELPRLLADRDLLGSFEEGKLFGVDWLRSLGAIPNEYLHYYYFNREAVRAYQAVEKTRGAFLKDQQAQFYEEMRRPDAHALKAWDRTRAEREATYMAENRETAGAGERDADDLSGGYEKVALALMRAIARDERTTLILNVRNKGTLAALDTEAVIEVPCLVDANGAHPVSVAPLPDHATGLVCAVKAVEREVLSAAEAGSRTTAVKAFALHPLVDSVNVARRLVEGYTEVHPGLAYLK, via the coding sequence GTGAAGCTGACGATTCTGGGCGGCGGAGGATTCCGGGTGCCCCTCGTGTACGGGGCGCTCCTCGGGGACCGCGCCGAGGGCCGGGTCACCCATGTCGTCCTGCACGACCTGGACGCCGAGCGGCTCTCCGCCGTCACCCGCGTCCTCGCCGAGCAGGCCGCCGACGTCCCGGGCGCCCCCGAGGTGACCGCCACCACCGACCTCGACGAGGCCCTCACCGGCGCCGACTTCATCTTCTCCGCGATCCGAGTCGGCGGTCTTCAGGGCCGCGCGAACGACGAGCGGGTCGCCCTCGACGAGGGTGTCCTCGGCCAGGAGACCGTCGGCGCCGGCGGTATCGCCTACGGCCTGCGCACGGTCCCGGTCGCCGTGGACATCGCCCGGCGCGTGGCCCGGCTCGCCCCCGACGCCTGGGTCATCAACTTCACCAACCCGGCCGGCCTGGTCACCGAGGCCATGTCCCGCCACCTCGGCGACCGCGTCATCGGCATCTGCGACTCACCCGTCGGCCTAGGCCGCCGCATCGCCCGCGTCCTCGGGGCCGCCAACCCGGCCGAGGCCTGGATCGACTACGTCGGCCTCAACCACCTCGGCTGGGTACGCGGTCTGCACATCGCCGGCCGCGACGAACTCCCGCGCCTGCTCGCCGACCGCGACCTCCTCGGCTCCTTCGAGGAGGGCAAGCTCTTCGGCGTCGACTGGCTCCGGTCCCTCGGCGCGATCCCCAACGAGTATCTGCACTACTACTACTTCAACCGCGAGGCCGTCCGCGCCTACCAGGCGGTCGAGAAGACCCGAGGCGCCTTCCTCAAGGACCAGCAGGCCCAGTTCTACGAGGAGATGCGCCGCCCGGACGCCCACGCCCTCAAGGCCTGGGACCGCACCCGCGCCGAGCGCGAGGCCACCTACATGGCGGAGAACCGGGAGACGGCCGGCGCCGGCGAACGCGACGCCGACGACCTGTCCGGCGGCTACGAGAAGGTCGCCCTCGCCCTGATGCGGGCCATCGCCCGCGACGAGCGCACCACCCTCATCCTCAACGTCCGCAACAAGGGCACCCTCGCCGCCCTCGACACCGAGGCGGTCATCGAGGTGCCCTGCCTGGTCGACGCCAACGGCGCCCACCCGGTCTCCGTCGCCCCCCTGCCCGACCACGCCACCGGCCTGGTCTGCGCGGTCAAGGCCGTCGAACGCGAAGTCCTGTCCGCCGCCGAGGCGGGCTCCCGTACCACCGCGGTGAAGGCCTTCGCCCTGCACCCGCTGGTCGACTCGGTCAATGTGGCGCGCAGGCTGGTGGAGGGGTACACCGAGGTCCACCCTGGCCTGGCGTACCTTAAGTAG
- a CDS encoding ATP-grasp domain-containing protein, with protein MVSRVRVWLNRTYAENVFFMDQLRHNPHARPVDIHATHGDADSPVLAAADTADLEPEGLSPAAYVEYALDQCAKRSIDVFVPRLHQAALAAHREEFAAVGTALLAPPVAGIEVFEDKVTAYEAVQEYGVPVPPWFRVTNADELIAAVEELEDAGHKACFKPASGAGGVGFRVVTRAPFSLSHLSGFPSPYVQLDMVVEAVRAAEEPVDWMVMPRLEQPEVSVDCLTGPDGRVRMAVGRTKNGRRRGFTLNPAWIEPARLIAQRFGLHYLTNIQFRMYGDEPVLMDVNTRPAGGLHQLALCGVNAPWAAVRLALGEETGDVVPTRLGEDYTVVSGTRPVRGVTLPQQVAEVAVPVEPVAAGPVEARALAVAPGTVCKPAADRPLAV; from the coding sequence ATGGTCTCTCGCGTACGCGTCTGGCTCAACCGCACGTACGCGGAGAACGTCTTCTTCATGGATCAGCTGCGGCATAATCCGCACGCTCGTCCGGTGGACATCCATGCCACGCACGGTGACGCCGACTCCCCCGTACTGGCCGCCGCCGACACCGCCGACCTGGAGCCCGAGGGCCTCTCCCCCGCCGCGTACGTCGAGTACGCGCTCGACCAGTGCGCCAAGCGCTCCATCGACGTGTTCGTGCCCCGGCTGCACCAGGCCGCGCTGGCCGCGCACCGCGAGGAGTTCGCGGCGGTGGGTACGGCGCTGCTGGCGCCGCCCGTCGCGGGCATCGAGGTCTTCGAGGACAAGGTGACCGCGTACGAGGCGGTCCAGGAGTACGGGGTTCCGGTGCCGCCGTGGTTCCGGGTCACCAACGCCGACGAACTGATCGCCGCCGTCGAGGAGTTGGAGGACGCCGGGCACAAGGCGTGCTTCAAGCCTGCCTCCGGGGCGGGTGGTGTGGGCTTCCGTGTCGTCACGCGCGCCCCCTTCTCGCTCTCGCACCTCAGCGGATTCCCGAGCCCGTATGTGCAGCTCGACATGGTCGTGGAGGCGGTGCGGGCGGCCGAGGAGCCCGTCGACTGGATGGTGATGCCCCGGCTGGAGCAGCCGGAGGTGTCCGTCGACTGCCTCACCGGTCCCGACGGGCGGGTCCGGATGGCCGTGGGCCGCACCAAGAACGGGCGGCGGCGGGGCTTCACGCTGAACCCGGCGTGGATCGAGCCGGCGCGGCTGATCGCGCAGCGGTTCGGGCTGCACTATCTGACGAACATCCAGTTCCGGATGTACGGCGACGAGCCGGTGCTCATGGATGTCAACACGCGGCCGGCGGGTGGGCTGCACCAGCTGGCGCTGTGCGGGGTCAACGCGCCCTGGGCCGCTGTGCGGTTGGCGCTCGGGGAGGAGACCGGGGACGTGGTGCCGACGCGGCTGGGGGAGGACTACACCGTGGTGTCGGGGACTCGGCCGGTGCGGGGGGTGACGTTGCCTCAGCAGGTGGCCGAGGTGGCGGTTCCGGTGGAGCCGGTTGCCGCGGGGCCGGTGGAGGCGCGAGCGCTGGCTGTCGCGCCCGGCACGGTGTGCAAGCCTGCCGCCGACCGGCCCCTCGCGGTCTGA
- a CDS encoding carbohydrate kinase family protein has translation MDDDRPDVLLTGLLFYDLVLTGLGKPPTPGEEIWTDGMGCGPGGIANLAVAAARFGLRTSLATVFGDDYYGEYCREVLAGQEGVDLSLSRTADGWHTPVTVSLAHGHDRALVTHGQEPPYSQDVLMGDPPESRTALVHIEAEPREWLAKAAANGTRIYADVGWDPTQRWSRDLLDQLALCHAFLPNETEAMAYTRTDSAVAALGTLSELVPVAVVTRGGEGAVAVDQTTGEYAEVPALDVDVLDATGAGDVFGASFVAASLGGWPLTERLRFAVLSAGLSVGRHGGGLAAPGWYGVDRWWRSLTDPGLRKAYGFLTDRIPADVGPPARLAPVTPPARPH, from the coding sequence GTGGACGACGACCGGCCCGATGTGCTGCTGACCGGGCTGCTCTTCTACGACCTCGTGCTGACGGGGCTGGGAAAGCCGCCCACCCCCGGCGAGGAGATCTGGACCGACGGCATGGGCTGTGGTCCGGGCGGCATCGCCAACCTGGCGGTCGCCGCCGCCCGTTTCGGCCTCAGGACCTCCCTGGCCACGGTCTTCGGCGACGACTACTACGGCGAGTACTGCCGTGAGGTCCTCGCCGGGCAGGAGGGCGTCGACCTCTCCCTCTCGCGCACCGCGGACGGCTGGCACACCCCCGTCACCGTCTCCCTGGCGCACGGCCACGACCGTGCCCTGGTCACCCACGGCCAGGAGCCGCCGTACTCGCAGGACGTCCTCATGGGCGACCCGCCCGAGTCGCGCACGGCGCTCGTGCACATCGAGGCCGAGCCGCGCGAGTGGCTCGCCAAGGCCGCCGCCAACGGCACCCGCATCTACGCGGACGTCGGCTGGGACCCCACCCAGCGGTGGTCCCGCGACCTGCTCGACCAACTCGCCCTGTGTCACGCCTTCCTCCCCAACGAGACCGAGGCGATGGCGTACACCCGCACCGACAGCGCGGTCGCCGCGCTCGGCACGCTGAGCGAGCTGGTGCCGGTGGCCGTGGTCACCCGCGGCGGCGAGGGCGCGGTCGCGGTGGACCAGACGACCGGTGAGTACGCCGAGGTCCCGGCCCTGGACGTCGACGTGCTCGACGCGACGGGCGCCGGCGACGTCTTCGGCGCGAGCTTCGTCGCCGCCTCCCTCGGCGGCTGGCCCCTGACGGAACGCCTGCGGTTCGCCGTACTGTCCGCCGGACTGTCGGTCGGCCGGCACGGCGGCGGCCTGGCCGCGCCCGGCTGGTACGGCGTCGACCGCTGGTGGCGCTCCCTGACCGACCCCGGCCTGAGGAAGGCCTACGGCTTCCTCACGGACCGCATCCCCGCCGACGTCGGCCCACCGGCGCGCCTCGCCCCGGTCACCCCGCCCGCGCGGCCCCACTGA
- a CDS encoding carbohydrate ABC transporter permease: protein MLSYWRQYLAISPFYLVFLVFSFVPVFYSLYLSFQRYDGLGTKQFVGLQQFEFLWSDPVFWLSIRNTLLIWVLSTVPTLFGALVLATLLHSVRRFKGFYRIALYVPNVTSIVAVAIFFGAVFSNDFGLVNAILGTVGISPVPWLSNPWLIKVVIALLMTWMWTGYNMIIYLAGLQAIPQSVYEAAKMDGAGPIRTFFQITIPIMRPIILFTVVVSTINGLQSFSEPQVLFASNAANQNLGGPGQAGLTTLLYFYQSAFLDNDYGYGAAIVWAFFVLIIVLVVINWRIVQRGRKS from the coding sequence GTGCTGTCGTACTGGCGGCAGTACCTGGCGATCTCGCCGTTCTATCTGGTCTTCCTGGTCTTCTCGTTCGTCCCCGTCTTCTACTCGCTGTATCTGTCCTTCCAGCGCTACGACGGCCTGGGCACCAAGCAGTTCGTGGGCCTCCAGCAGTTCGAGTTCCTGTGGAGCGATCCGGTCTTCTGGCTGTCGATCCGCAACACCCTGCTGATCTGGGTCCTGTCCACCGTGCCCACGCTCTTCGGCGCCCTGGTCCTGGCCACGCTGCTGCACTCGGTGCGCCGCTTCAAGGGCTTCTACCGCATCGCCCTCTACGTCCCGAACGTGACGTCGATCGTCGCCGTCGCGATCTTCTTCGGCGCAGTGTTCAGCAACGACTTCGGTCTGGTCAACGCGATCCTGGGCACGGTCGGCATCTCGCCCGTGCCGTGGCTGAGCAACCCGTGGCTGATCAAGGTGGTCATCGCGCTGCTGATGACCTGGATGTGGACCGGCTACAACATGATCATCTATCTGGCCGGCCTCCAGGCCATCCCGCAGTCGGTCTACGAGGCGGCCAAGATGGACGGCGCCGGTCCGATCCGCACGTTCTTCCAGATCACCATTCCGATCATGCGGCCGATCATCCTGTTCACCGTCGTCGTCTCCACGATCAACGGTCTGCAGAGCTTCAGCGAACCCCAGGTGCTCTTCGCCAGCAACGCCGCCAACCAGAACCTCGGCGGACCGGGACAGGCGGGTCTGACCACGCTGCTGTACTTCTACCAGTCGGCCTTCCTCGACAACGACTACGGCTACGGCGCGGCCATCGTGTGGGCCTTCTTCGTACTGATCATCGTGCTCGTCGTCATCAACTGGCGCATCGTGCAACGAGGGAGGA